A single Sodalis-like secondary symbiont of Drepanosiphum platanoidis DNA region contains:
- the cspE gene encoding transcription antiterminator/RNA stability regulator CspE, with amino-acid sequence MAKIKGQVKWFNESKGFGFITPADGSKDVFVHFSAIQGNGFKTLTEGQNVEFEIQDGQKGPSAVNVTAL; translated from the coding sequence ATGGCAAAAATTAAAGGTCAAGTTAAATGGTTTAATGAATCTAAAGGTTTTGGTTTTATAACTCCTGCAGATGGTAGTAAAGATGTTTTTGTACACTTTTCAGCTATTCAAGGTAATGGATTTAAAACTTTAACAGAAGGTCAAAATGTAGAGTTTGAAATCCAAGATGGACAAAAAGGTCCATCAGCAGTTAATGTTACTGCTTTATAA
- a CDS encoding oxidative damage protection protein yields MNKIIYCFFFKKYKESQDSKLYPGNLGDKIYKNISKKAWNLWKKKQTILINENNLDMINLKHQKFLEKKMIKFLFKK; encoded by the coding sequence ATGAATAAAATAATTTATTGTTTTTTTTTTAAAAAATACAAAGAATCTCAAGATTCTAAATTATATCCAGGAAATTTAGGAGATAAAATTTATAAAAATATTTCTAAAAAAGCTTGGAACTTATGGAAAAAAAAACAAACTATTTTAATTAATGAAAATAATTTAGATATGATAAATTTAAAACATCAAAAATTTTTAGAAAAAAAAATGATTAAATTTTTATTTAAAAAATAA
- the rpoH gene encoding RNA polymerase sigma factor RpoH, with amino-acid sequence MHKNMQILEILSNSRIKSYIRTANNHPMLSSKEEKLLAKKLYYNGDLKSAKLLILSHLRFVIHITRNYSGYGLLQSDLIQEGNIGLMKAVSRFNPDIGVRLVSFAVHWIKAEIHEYVLRNWRIVKVATTKAQRKLFFNLRKNKNRLGWFNKYELKMVAKELDVKVKDVIEMESRMSAQDMTFDPILDEEKYEGQLTMSNALHLQDKYSNFANDIEKNNWENYAINKLNSALKILDKRSKEIINSRWLNNKNKSTLKELAKKFGVSAERIRQLEKNAMKKMKINIES; translated from the coding sequence ATGCATAAAAATATGCAAATATTAGAAATTTTATCTAACTCTAGAATTAAATCTTACATTAGAACAGCAAATAATCATCCTATGCTTAGTTCTAAAGAGGAAAAATTATTAGCAAAAAAATTATATTATAATGGTGATTTAAAATCTGCTAAATTACTTATTCTTTCTCATTTAAGATTTGTTATTCATATAACACGTAATTATTCTGGATATGGTCTTTTGCAATCTGATTTAATACAAGAAGGTAACATTGGATTAATGAAAGCAGTAAGTAGATTTAATCCAGATATAGGTGTTAGATTAGTTTCTTTTGCTGTTCATTGGATTAAAGCAGAAATTCATGAATATGTTTTAAGAAATTGGAGAATTGTAAAAGTAGCAACTACAAAAGCACAAAGAAAATTATTTTTTAATTTAAGAAAAAATAAAAATCGTTTAGGATGGTTTAATAAATATGAATTAAAAATGGTAGCTAAAGAACTTGATGTAAAAGTAAAAGATGTAATAGAAATGGAATCTAGAATGTCTGCTCAAGATATGACATTTGATCCAATTTTAGATGAAGAAAAATATGAAGGTCAATTAACAATGTCTAATGCACTACATTTACAAGATAAATATTCTAATTTTGCCAATGATATTGAAAAAAATAATTGGGAAAATTATGCTATTAATAAATTGAATAGTGCATTAAAAATTTTAGATAAAAGAAGTAAAGAAATTATTAATTCACGTTGGTTAAATAATAAAAATAAAAGTACTTTAAAAGAACTTGCTAAAAAATTTGGAGTATCAGCTGAACGTATAAGACAATTGGAAAAAAATGCTATGAAAAAAATGAAAATAAACATTGAATCTTAA
- the rluD gene encoding 23S rRNA pseudouridine(1911/1915/1917) synthase RluD produces MILKNKNKLKITNVLNKKNRLDKFLSKLISNYSRSYIKKLIINGYVKINKKIELIPKKKVIKGDKIEIKNFPKKKDPIAENINLNIVYEDSELIIINKKNNIVVHPGAGNLSGTILNSLLYHYPFLKKIPRAGIVHRLDKNTTGLMIIAKSINSYNFLVSLLKSHKITREYEALVYGTILTNGKIDKPIMRNKKKRTIMMVHPKGKKSITHYKIINNFNFCTHLKINLETGRTHQIRVHMSYIKHPIIGDKTYIKGITKYKNIKPKLKKIMLMFHRQSLHAKKIKLIHPISKKKINYTIDLPKDMLNLIKSLKNYK; encoded by the coding sequence ATGATTTTAAAAAATAAAAATAAATTAAAAATTACTAATGTTTTAAATAAAAAAAATCGTTTAGATAAATTTTTATCTAAATTAATTTCTAATTATTCAAGATCTTATATTAAAAAGTTAATTATTAATGGTTATGTAAAAATTAATAAAAAAATAGAATTAATTCCAAAAAAAAAAGTTATAAAAGGAGATAAAATAGAAATAAAAAACTTTCCAAAAAAAAAAGATCCTATTGCTGAAAATATTAATTTAAATATTGTTTATGAAGATTCTGAATTAATTATTATTAATAAAAAAAATAATATAGTTGTTCATCCTGGAGCTGGAAATCTTTCAGGAACTATATTAAATTCTTTATTATATCATTATCCTTTTCTTAAAAAAATACCTAGAGCAGGAATTGTACATAGATTAGATAAAAATACTACTGGTCTTATGATAATTGCAAAATCAATAAATTCATATAATTTTTTAGTATCATTATTAAAATCTCATAAAATAACTAGAGAATATGAAGCTTTAGTTTATGGGACCATTTTAACTAATGGAAAAATAGATAAACCAATTATGAGAAATAAAAAAAAACGTACAATTATGATGGTACATCCTAAAGGTAAAAAATCTATTACACACTATAAAATAATAAATAATTTTAATTTTTGTACACATTTAAAAATAAATTTAGAAACTGGAAGAACACATCAAATTCGTGTACATATGTCATATATTAAACATCCTATTATAGGAGATAAAACATATATTAAAGGAATTACAAAATATAAAAATATTAAACCAAAATTAAAAAAAATAATGCTTATGTTTCATCGTCAATCTTTACATGCTAAAAAAATTAAATTAATACATCCAATTTCTAAAAAAAAAATTAATTATACAATTGATTTACCAAAAGATATGTTAAATTTAATAAAATCTTTAAAAAATTATAAATAA
- the hemW gene encoding radical SAM family heme chaperone HemW has product MNIKKIPLSLYIHIPWCVTKCNYCDFHSYKIKKNDLYDEYCKHILNDLLKDIQLIENRKINSIFIGGGTPSILNPNLIKNLLFKINKLISFKNNIEITIEINPNNFNKEKLIIYKNSGINRISIGVQSFENKKLKLIGRDHKKNNIIDTIKIINNNKIKNFNIDIMYGLPQQTVNQAINDIKKAISLKPSHISWYQLTIEPKTLFYSNPPILPNDTILYNIYEIGNKLLNKSGYIQYEISSYANKNFKCKHNLNYWKFGDYIGIGCGAHGKITKKNGIILRTLKVRHPKKYMLGKYLDKCETVLKKDIPLEYFMNRFRLNEYVLKSDFFYYTQLNLKYIRKMINKAIYMKFIKETSKYFILKKKGKLFLNSLLQIFIK; this is encoded by the coding sequence ATGAATATAAAAAAAATTCCTTTAAGTTTATATATACATATTCCATGGTGTGTAACTAAATGTAATTATTGTGATTTTCATTCATATAAAATTAAAAAAAATGATTTATATGATGAATATTGTAAACATATTTTAAATGATTTATTAAAAGATATTCAATTAATTGAAAATAGAAAAATTAATAGCATTTTTATTGGAGGAGGAACACCAAGTATACTTAATCCAAATTTAATAAAAAATTTATTATTTAAAATAAATAAATTAATATCATTTAAAAATAATATAGAAATTACTATTGAAATAAATCCAAATAATTTTAATAAAGAAAAATTAATTATATATAAAAATTCAGGAATTAATAGAATTTCAATAGGAGTTCAAAGTTTTGAAAATAAAAAATTAAAATTAATTGGAAGAGATCATAAAAAAAATAATATAATTGATACTATTAAAATTATTAATAATAATAAAATAAAAAATTTTAATATTGATATAATGTATGGACTTCCTCAACAAACTGTTAATCAAGCTATTAATGATATAAAAAAAGCTATTAGTTTAAAACCATCTCATATATCTTGGTATCAATTAACTATTGAACCTAAAACTTTATTTTATTCTAATCCTCCTATATTACCAAATGATACAATTTTATATAATATATATGAAATAGGAAATAAATTATTAAATAAATCTGGATATATACAATATGAAATTTCTTCTTATGCAAATAAAAATTTTAAATGTAAACATAATTTAAACTATTGGAAATTTGGTGATTATATAGGTATTGGTTGTGGTGCACATGGAAAAATAACAAAAAAAAATGGAATTATTTTACGTACTTTAAAAGTTCGTCATCCTAAAAAATATATGTTAGGAAAATATTTAGATAAATGTGAAACTGTTTTAAAAAAAGACATTCCTTTAGAATATTTTATGAATAGATTTAGATTAAATGAATATGTATTGAAAAGTGATTTTTTTTATTATACACAACTTAATTTAAAATATATTAGAAAAATGATAAATAAAGCAATTTATATGAAATTTATAAAAGAAACTTCTAAATATTTTATTTTAAAAAAAAAAGGTAAATTATTTCTTAATTCTTTATTACAAATATTTATTAAATAA
- a CDS encoding beta-propeller fold lactonase family protein: MNQLIYISNSKSKNISVWNINKYGRLNLLQNVITPGICQPIAINEKKKILYVGIRPNFSIVNYLIKKNGFLKQIKITKLPGCSVYISLDLKNKYLFSSSYHSNNLSIHPINSKGLIENKIQLINNLNKCHCSTLDLKQKILWVSCLGSDCIKHFYLNKLKIFTLIPSMQINSSIGSGPRHIIFHLSGKYAYVINELKGTIDVIKIYNSKKISKIVQSISIFKKKYNNIKWASDIHITSNNKWIYCSERYTNSIIHFNVSKNGSFLKKIYSYKCENQPRSFLIDKTNNFLLIIGQKSNYVQVMSINKYNGFLKKISRYYTGECPSWISCINIKI, translated from the coding sequence ATGAATCAATTAATTTATATATCTAATTCAAAAAGTAAAAATATTTCTGTTTGGAATATAAATAAATATGGAAGATTAAATTTATTACAAAATGTTATTACACCTGGAATATGTCAACCTATAGCTATTAATGAAAAAAAAAAAATTTTATATGTTGGTATTCGTCCTAATTTTTCTATAGTAAATTATTTAATTAAAAAAAATGGATTTTTAAAACAAATAAAAATAACTAAATTACCTGGATGTTCAGTTTATATTAGTTTAGATTTAAAAAATAAATATTTATTTTCTAGTTCATATCATTCAAATAATTTAAGTATACATCCAATAAATTCTAAAGGTTTAATAGAGAATAAAATACAATTAATTAATAATTTAAATAAATGTCATTGTTCTACTTTAGATTTAAAACAAAAAATATTATGGGTGTCTTGTCTTGGTAGTGATTGCATTAAACATTTTTATTTAAATAAATTAAAAATTTTTACTTTAATTCCATCAATGCAAATAAATAGTTCAATAGGTTCAGGTCCTCGTCATATTATTTTTCATTTATCAGGAAAATATGCTTATGTTATTAATGAATTAAAAGGAACTATTGATGTAATAAAAATATATAATTCTAAAAAAATTTCAAAAATTGTACAATCAATAAGTATTTTTAAAAAAAAATATAATAATATAAAATGGGCATCAGATATTCATATAACTTCTAATAATAAATGGATTTATTGTAGTGAAAGATATACTAATAGTATTATTCATTTTAATGTTTCAAAAAATGGGAGTTTTTTAAAAAAAATTTATAGTTATAAATGTGAAAATCAACCAAGAAGTTTTTTAATAGATAAAACAAATAATTTTTTATTAATTATTGGACAAAAATCAAATTATGTTCAAGTAATGTCTATTAATAAATATAATGGTTTTTTAAAAAAAATATCTAGATATTATACAGGAGAATGTCCATCATGGATTTCTTGTATAAATATTAAAATTTAA
- the ruvC gene encoding crossover junction endodeoxyribonuclease RuvC — MSIILGLDPGSLITGYGIISYDINSINYITSGLIKINNKNILFRTNLICNYLDKIINKFKPDYCAIEKVFISNKNISSGLKLSQVKGAILFLITKYNIPVFEYSTCTIKNAIVGTGKATKKQIQYMIKFLLKISFDIKEDSSDALATAITYCHYN, encoded by the coding sequence ATGAGTATTATTTTAGGTCTTGATCCTGGTTCATTAATTACTGGATATGGAATTATATCTTATGATATAAATTCTATTAATTATATAACAAGTGGATTAATAAAAATTAATAACAAAAATATTTTATTTCGTACAAATTTAATTTGTAATTATCTTGATAAAATTATTAATAAATTTAAACCAGATTATTGTGCTATTGAAAAAGTATTTATTTCAAATAAGAATATAAGTTCTGGATTAAAATTAAGTCAAGTAAAAGGAGCAATATTATTTTTAATAACAAAATATAATATTCCTGTATTTGAATATTCTACTTGTACCATAAAAAATGCTATAGTTGGTACTGGAAAAGCAACTAAAAAACAAATACAATATATGATAAAATTTTTATTAAAAATATCTTTTGATATTAAAGAAGATTCATCTGATGCTTTAGCAACTGCTATTACTTATTGCCATTATAATTAA
- the rpmE gene encoding 50S ribosomal protein L31, with protein sequence MKRNIHPSYQKIIVTCSCGNIINLYSTLKKNINIDICSNCHPFYTGMQKIINTKGRVYRFNKKFNI encoded by the coding sequence ATGAAAAGAAATATTCATCCATCTTATCAAAAAATTATTGTTACTTGTTCTTGTGGAAATATAATAAATTTATATTCTACTTTAAAAAAAAATATTAATATAGATATATGTAGTAATTGTCATCCTTTTTATACTGGTATGCAAAAAATAATAAATACTAAAGGTAGAGTTTATCGTTTTAATAAAAAATTTAATATATAA
- a CDS encoding TerC family protein, with the protein MKFFLNPSIFVELITLIILEIVLGIDNIIFITILSDTLVPKKRNHARLIGLILALIMRLTLFLIMSWMVNLTSPILNIFSFLFSGRDIILLFGGIFLVFKSIIELHKRLKYKKHNSSILSNYSNFWSVVFQIVILDTIFSLDSIITAIGMVNKLPVMIIAVIISMFFMLLASKILIKFINSHQTIIILCLSFLLIIGLNLILEGFGFFIPKEYLYFAIGFSILIEIFNYIARKNSIKNKSNKLIKKHTSKAIIRLISGKNKKNNNFIKKSLIFKTKEYFVKKERYMITGVLSLASRNLKSIMTPRNSISWLNCQKSINKIKFILMKNPHNIFPVCDGELDKLIGTIHSKDLINKINSNKEIKNFAINNPTIVVPETQDIFKVLKKLRYSKRNLIMISDEFGIIQGLITPLDILEAIVGGFFDEDETPEIEKHKNYFLVKGSTDLYTLQQNLNISKLIKKRNNVVSLRGLLLSYSNKIPKVNDFIDINEWRFTIKKIIECRIDLIYISKINNYKL; encoded by the coding sequence ATGAAATTTTTTTTAAATCCTTCAATTTTTGTTGAATTAATTACATTAATTATATTAGAAATAGTTTTAGGTATAGATAATATTATATTTATAACTATTTTATCTGATACATTAGTTCCTAAAAAACGTAATCATGCAAGATTAATTGGACTTATATTAGCATTAATAATGAGATTAACATTATTTTTAATAATGTCATGGATGGTTAATTTAACATCTCCTATTTTAAATATTTTTTCTTTTTTATTTTCAGGAAGAGATATAATATTATTATTTGGAGGTATTTTTCTTGTATTTAAATCTATAATAGAATTACATAAAAGATTAAAATATAAAAAACATAATTCATCTATTTTAAGTAATTATTCTAATTTTTGGTCAGTAGTTTTTCAAATTGTTATATTAGATACTATTTTTTCTTTAGATTCAATAATAACCGCTATAGGTATGGTTAATAAACTTCCTGTTATGATTATTGCTGTTATAATATCAATGTTTTTTATGTTATTAGCTTCTAAAATTTTAATAAAATTTATTAATTCTCATCAAACTATAATAATATTATGTTTAAGTTTTTTATTAATTATTGGTTTAAATCTAATATTAGAAGGATTTGGATTTTTTATACCAAAAGAATATTTATATTTTGCTATAGGTTTTTCTATTTTAATAGAAATATTTAATTATATTGCTAGAAAAAATTCTATTAAAAATAAATCTAATAAATTAATTAAAAAACATACTTCTAAAGCTATTATAAGATTAATAAGTGGTAAAAATAAAAAAAATAATAATTTTATAAAAAAATCTTTAATTTTTAAAACAAAAGAATATTTTGTAAAAAAAGAAAGATACATGATTACTGGAGTATTATCATTAGCTTCAAGAAATTTAAAAAGTATTATGACACCTAGAAATTCTATTTCTTGGTTAAATTGTCAAAAATCAATTAATAAAATAAAATTTATTTTAATGAAAAATCCTCATAATATATTTCCTGTATGTGATGGAGAACTTGATAAATTAATAGGAACAATACATTCTAAAGATTTAATAAATAAAATAAATAGTAATAAAGAAATTAAAAATTTTGCTATTAATAATCCTACTATCGTTGTACCTGAAACTCAAGATATTTTTAAAGTTCTTAAAAAATTACGTTATTCTAAAAGAAATTTAATAATGATATCTGATGAATTTGGAATAATTCAAGGATTAATTACTCCGTTAGATATACTTGAAGCTATTGTAGGAGGATTTTTTGATGAAGATGAAACTCCAGAAATTGAAAAACATAAAAATTATTTTTTAGTAAAAGGAAGCACAGATTTATATACTTTACAACAAAATTTAAATATATCTAAATTAATTAAAAAAAGAAATAATGTTGTTTCTTTAAGAGGATTATTATTATCTTATTCTAATAAGATTCCTAAGGTTAATGATTTTATAGATATAAATGAATGGAGATTTACTATTAAAAAAATAATAGAATGTCGTATTGATCTAATTTATATTTCAAAAATAAATAATTATAAATTATAA
- a CDS encoding YggT family protein has protein sequence MFIIIFLFKVLTNFYISILILYSWMQKVRCNFYNPLIQYTIKIIKKFIKFKKFYNWKSGNFDISILFIALLISLIKFPIILILEKKIDIIFYKPFLFIIIGFIVFIKNFGTLIFWISILYSIFSINSYMHKNIYIILYQLIDPFIYPIKKFLLKIGLFDCSSFIFITILQLLNYLGEKLFSNIWINV, from the coding sequence ATGTTTATAATAATTTTTTTATTTAAAGTTTTAACTAATTTTTATATTTCAATATTAATATTATATTCTTGGATGCAAAAAGTTAGATGTAATTTTTATAATCCATTAATACAATATACAATAAAAATTATTAAAAAATTTATAAAATTTAAAAAATTTTATAATTGGAAATCTGGAAATTTTGATATATCTATTTTATTTATAGCTTTATTAATATCTTTAATAAAATTTCCTATAATTTTAATTTTAGAAAAAAAAATAGATATTATTTTTTATAAACCTTTTTTGTTTATTATTATTGGATTTATTGTTTTTATAAAAAATTTTGGAACATTAATTTTTTGGATTAGTATATTATATTCAATTTTTAGTATAAATAGTTATATGCACAAAAATATATATATTATATTATATCAATTAATTGATCCATTTATTTATCCAATTAAAAAATTTCTTTTAAAAATTGGATTATTTGATTGTTCTTCTTTTATTTTTATTACTATATTACAATTATTAAATTATTTAGGAGAAAAATTATTTTCAAATATATGGATAAATGTATAA